From Pagrus major chromosome 9, Pma_NU_1.0, the proteins below share one genomic window:
- the LOC141002788 gene encoding trace amine-associated receptor 8a-like — protein MKTLDEVELCFPELLNSSCRKTQRPHSVSMLTYIILSSISLLTVALNLLVIISISHFKQLHTPANLLLLSLAVSDFFVGLLMIFQIVLVDGCWFLGDLMCTVYYLLDYIITSASIGTMVLISVDRYVAICDPLHYPTKVTQKRVQVCVCLCWMFSALSHSLLLKDNLKQPGRYNSCIGQCVIVIDYVAGRVDLFLSFIGPVTVIVILYMRVFVVAVSQARAMRSHIAAVTLHCSGKVIAKKSELKAATTLGVVVVVFLICVCPYFCVALTGQDTMLNAVAAAFVICLFYFNSCLNPLIYTFFYAWFRKSIKLIVTLRILQVDSCEINML, from the exons ATGAAAACTCTTGATGAAGTTGAACTCTGCTTTCCAGAACTCCTCAACTCCTCCTGCAGGAAGACTCAGCGTCCTCACTCTGTATCCATGCTCACTTACATCATtctgtcctccatctctctgctcaCTGTGGCTCTCAATCTGCTGGTGATCATCTCCATCTCACACTTCAA GCAACTTCACACCCCTGCCaacctcctccttctttctctggCTGTATCAGATTTCTTTGTGGGCCTCCTCATGATCTTTCAAATTGTCCTCGTAGACGGCTGCTGGTTCCTCGGTGACCtcatgtgtactgtgtattatCTTTTGGATTATATTATTACCTCTGCCTCAATAGGAACCATGGTGCTCATATCTGTTGACCGCTATGTTGCTATTTGTGATCCTTTACATTACCCCACTAAAGTCACTCAAAAAAGAGTTcaagtctgtgtttgtctgtgttggatgttttctgctctctctcacagTCTCCTGCTGAAAGATAACCTGAAACAACCAGGCAGGTATAACTCCTGTATTGGACAATGTGTGATTGTCATTGATTATGTTGCAGGACGTGTTGATCTCTTTTTGTCCTTTATTGGTCCTGTCACTGTCATTGTCATTCTGTACATGAGAGTATTTGTTGTGGCTGTGTCTCAGGCTCGTGCCATGCGGTCTCATATTGCAGCTGTCACTCTCCATTGTTCAGGGAAAGTAATTGCTAAGAAATCTGAGTTGAAAGCAGCCACTACTcttggtgttgttgtagttgtgtttttaatatgtgTCTGCCCATACTTTTGTGTTGCACTTACAGGCCAGGACACCATGCTCAATGCTGTGGCTGCTGCCTTTGTAATATGTCTGTTCTATTTTAACTCCTGTTTAAATCCTCTGATCTACACCTTTTTCTACGCCTGGTTCAGAAAATCCATCAAACTCATTGTTACACTCAGGATTCTGCAGGTTGACTCATGTGAAATCAACATGCTGTAG
- the LOC141002696 gene encoding trace amine-associated receptor 13c-like translates to MMETLEETELCFPQLLNTSCRRAKRPHTEAVLIYILLSFISLLTATLNLLVIISISHFKQLHTPTNLLLLSLAVADCSMGLLMSFQILLTDGCWFLGDLMCALFGVLDFIITSASVGTMVLISADRYVAICDPLHYSTKIPVRVVTLCTCLCWVCSVLYNSLIMMDNLKKQGRYNSCAGECVIVIHYIAGVVDLILTFIGPVTVIVVLYMRVFVVAVSQARAMRSYITAVTLQSSETVSAKKSELKAARTLGVVVVVFLSCHCPYYCSSLVGQNTLFSVTSVPLETWLFYFNSCLNPVIYAFCYPWFRKSIKLIVTLKILQPDSCEANLL, encoded by the exons ATGATGGAAACACTGGAAGAAACTGAACTCTGCTTTCCACAACTCCTCAACACATCCTGTAGGAGGGCAAAGCGCCCACACACTGAGGCTGTGCTGATTTACATTCTGCTgtccttcatctctctgctgaCTGCAACTCTCAACCTGCTGGTCATCATCTCTATCTCCCACTTCAA GCAGCTCCACACCCCaaccaacctcctcctcctctctctggctgtcGCAGATTGCTCAATGGGTCTCCTCATGTCTTTCCAGATCCTTCTCACAGACGGCTGCTGGTTTCTTGGTGACCTCATGTGTGCTTTGTTCGGTGTTTTAGACTTCATTATTACCTCTGCTTCAGTAGGAACCATGGTGCTCATATCAGCTGACCGCTATGTGGCTATTTGTGACCCTCTGCATTACTCCACTAAAATCCCTGTGAGAGTAGTGACACTCTGTACTTGCCTTTGTTGGGTCTGCTCTGTTCTATACAACAGCCTAATAATGATGgataacttaaaaaaacaaggcAGGTATAATTCCTGTGCTGGAGAGTGTGTGATTGTCATTCACTACATTGCAGGAGTTGTTGACCTTATTTTGACCTTTATTGGTCCTGTCACTGTCATTGTAGTTCTGTATATGAGAGTTTTTGTGGTGGCTGTGTCTCAGGCTCGTGCCATGCGGTCCTACATTACAGCTGTCACACTTCAGAGCTCAGAGACTGTTTCTGCCAAGAAATCAGAGTTGAAAGCAGCCAGGACTcttggtgttgttgtagttgtgtttctgtcatgcCATTGTCCATATTACTGTTCCTCTCTCGTAGGTCAGAACACCTTGTTTAGTGTTACATCTGTGCCCTTAGAGACGTGGCTCTTCTATTTCAACTCTTGCCTAAACCCGGTGATCTATGCTTTTTGCTATCCGTGGTTTCGAAAATCCATTAAGCTTATTGTAACATTAAAGATACTTCAGCCTGACTCCTGTGAAGCCAACTTACTGTAG